In a genomic window of Festucalex cinctus isolate MCC-2025b chromosome 11, RoL_Fcin_1.0, whole genome shotgun sequence:
- the dap1b gene encoding death-associated protein-like 1 homolog, with protein MVQQGSKSGPKDGRLLKAGHPPAVKAGGKRVAKKGLEDVSTNHGTLEKEPKRPDKPRPVSSANRMQQVGLLLAGTLDKLSHDFPEMPASVRHSRLQPAVEKHHSPRTFCIQQPRKF; from the exons atggtACAACAAGGCAGCAAAAGTGGTCCAAAAGACGGTCGTCTGCTTAAAGCTGGACACCCTCCCGCTG TGAAGGCTGGAGGCAAGCGAGTTGCCAAGAAAGGCTTGGAAGATGTCAGCACCAACCATGGGACTCTGGAGAAGGAACCCAAGAGGCCTGACAAACCCAG GCCTGTGTCCAGTGCCAACAGGATGCAACAAGTGGGTCTTCTTCTGGCAGGAACGCTTGACAAG TTGAGCCACGACTTTCCCGAGATGCCCGCAAGCGTGAGGCACAGCAGACTGCAACCCGCTGTGGAGAAGCACCACTCGCCTCGGACCTTCTGCATTCAGCAGCCCAGGAAGTTCTGA